A DNA window from Dehalococcoidia bacterium contains the following coding sequences:
- a CDS encoding amidohydrolase, which yields MDIIFHNVRALTNDRRRPLATLVAVQGERIAYVGETADLDGLRQPGTRVVDGAGLGLVPGFIDAHTHLFAYAAHLLSVDCSPAAVLSIPELQAAVRRRAAETPSGQWVRAVGYNEFYLAERRHPTRWDLDEAAPEHPVRLAHRSGHAVVLNSRGLRAVGISLETPDPPEGLIDRAAPSGEPTGILYDADAYLKERVPRLTDAELSDGVRRAMRLYLSQGYTSLQDATYHNGPDDWRTMQRLSASGELPLRVTMMADGRQIDAFLWAGLSFRAGDNRLRLGAAKIMLQEATGALYPSAEELRDLVLRLYRLRWQVAVHAVEERPIAAVADAFAAAFASIPGASDRRLRVEHCSLCPPELLERLVGRDVVVVTQPAFIHHSGERYLAEVPADKHAWLYRCKSFVGARLRPAAGSDAPVAPPSALLGMSAAVTRRAASGQAVAPEETITVQEALEMHTRAAAYAAFEEKERGAIMPGMFADLVLLSADPTSVDADAIKDIRVHMTMIGGKVAWEG from the coding sequence ATGGACATTATCTTCCACAACGTCCGCGCCCTGACCAACGACCGCCGTCGGCCTCTGGCGACGCTGGTGGCCGTCCAGGGGGAGCGCATCGCCTACGTGGGCGAGACCGCCGACCTGGACGGGCTGCGCCAGCCGGGGACGCGCGTCGTTGACGGCGCGGGCCTGGGCCTTGTCCCCGGATTCATTGACGCGCACACGCATCTCTTCGCCTACGCGGCGCACCTGCTGAGCGTGGACTGCTCCCCCGCGGCGGTGCTCTCCATTCCGGAACTGCAAGCGGCTGTCCGTCGTCGCGCCGCTGAGACTCCATCCGGCCAGTGGGTGCGGGCAGTCGGCTACAACGAGTTCTACCTTGCCGAACGACGCCATCCCACGCGATGGGACCTGGACGAGGCCGCGCCGGAGCACCCCGTTCGGCTGGCGCACCGGTCGGGACATGCCGTCGTCCTGAACAGTCGCGGCTTGCGGGCGGTCGGCATCTCGCTGGAGACGCCCGATCCGCCGGAGGGGCTGATTGACCGGGCGGCGCCTTCCGGCGAGCCGACGGGCATTCTGTACGACGCGGACGCCTATCTGAAGGAGCGCGTGCCGCGGTTGACCGACGCGGAGTTGAGCGACGGCGTGCGCCGGGCTATGCGTTTGTACCTGTCGCAGGGCTATACATCGCTGCAGGACGCGACGTACCACAACGGCCCCGACGACTGGCGGACGATGCAACGCCTGTCGGCCAGTGGCGAGCTGCCTCTGCGCGTCACCATGATGGCGGATGGCCGCCAGATAGACGCCTTTCTATGGGCGGGCCTCTCCTTCCGCGCGGGGGACAATCGGCTGCGCTTGGGGGCCGCAAAGATCATGCTGCAGGAGGCGACGGGAGCGCTGTACCCGTCCGCCGAGGAGCTGCGTGATCTGGTCCTGCGGCTGTACCGCCTGCGCTGGCAGGTGGCGGTCCACGCGGTGGAGGAGCGGCCCATCGCTGCGGTGGCGGACGCCTTTGCGGCGGCTTTCGCCTCCATCCCCGGCGCCAGCGACAGGCGCCTGCGCGTCGAGCACTGCTCGCTGTGCCCGCCGGAGCTGCTGGAGCGCCTCGTGGGGCGTGATGTTGTGGTCGTGACCCAGCCCGCGTTCATCCACCACAGCGGTGAGCGGTATCTGGCCGAGGTCCCCGCCGACAAGCACGCCTGGCTCTATCGGTGCAAGTCGTTCGTGGGCGCGCGGCTGCGCCCCGCCGCGGGGTCGGACGCGCCGGTCGCGCCCCCCAGCGCGCTGCTGGGCATGTCGGCGGCGGTGACCCGACGCGCCGCCAGCGGGCAAGCGGTTGCGCCGGAGGAGACGATAACCGTCCAGGAAGCCCTGGAGATGCACACGCGGGCCGCCGCCTACGCCGCCTTCGAGGAGAAGGAGCGAGGGGCCATCATGCCCGGCATGTTCGCCGACCTGGTGCTGCTCTCCGCCGACCCGACGTCCGTGGACGCGGACGCCATTAAGGACATTCGGGTGCACATGACGATGATTGGCGGGAAGGTGGCGTGGGAGGGTTAA